The proteins below come from a single Procambarus clarkii isolate CNS0578487 chromosome 44, FALCON_Pclarkii_2.0, whole genome shotgun sequence genomic window:
- the LOC123745288 gene encoding receptor-binding cancer antigen expressed on SiSo cells translates to MIVMVAVRKVKSLLLLLLGLVRRCFCCFRRRRHSETHLPIAISVEDSTHAVPPTQNDDGLGCWDSWDVPSSVVSDGGGRASLSPQQSMMQQQINQYRLNQQRKLQESESEPEPEPNYFEDLAPSIEKKPQVVILERPEEEQQVSNRLPFSLADPLLQSSELEEWMEDDGGWEDEAEEEADLDAVLREKRQLERDRRRQEQQRRKAEKEAARSSKLSASKIATKLS, encoded by the exons ATGATTGTTATGGTCGCTGTGAGAAAAGTGAAGTCATTGCTACTTCTGCTTTTGGGCCTGGTCAGGCGGTGCTTTTGTTGCTTTCGTAGAAGACGACATTCAGAGACTCATCTTCCCATTGCAATCTCGGTCGAGGACAGTACACATGCTGTCCCACCCACACAG AATGATGATGGTCTTGGTTGTTGGGACTCGTGGGATGTCCCATCATctgtggtgagtgatggtggtggaagagcTTCATTATCACCACAGCAGTCTATGATGCAACAGCAAATTAACCAGTACCGACTCAATCAGCAGAGAAAGTTGCAAGAGTCCGAGTCTGAACCTGAACCTGAACCAAACTATTTTGAG GATTTAGCCCCAAGCATAGAAAAAAAGCCACAGGTGGTAATTCTTGAGAGGCCCGAGGAGGAGCAGCAAGTGTCAAACAGATTACCCTTCTCATTAGCTGACCCACTTCTTCAG TCGTCAGAGCTTGAGGAATGGATGGAAGATGACGGTGGGTGGGAggatgaggcagaggaggaggcAGACTTGGATGCTGTATTGCGTGAAAAAAGGCAGCTTGAAAGAGACCGGCGGCGACAGGAACAGCAGAGACGTAAGGCTGAGAAAGAAGCTGCACGTTCCAGTAAACTGTCTGCTTCCAAGATTGCTACTAAGCTGTCATAG